CTTTGAAGGAGACCGTCATCGTCATCTGATTCGGTATTTCCTTGGAAGATTCCGATGACTTTGCAAGCTGTACCTTCATCCTTTTGCGCATATCGTCCGTCGAGGGACGCCCCTCGGCCCCTATGTCGGAATAGGCTAAGTTTATAACGTCGTCCAGCAAATCTTCCGCCGTCGCGAGGGTTATGTATGTATCAGGGGTAAGCATAACGCCGCCCCTGCTCTCATTGTCGAGCTCGGAGGGAATAGGAGGCAAAAAGAGCAAGGTGGCACGGCTCTCGTAGGCCCTTGGCGTAGCCATCAGATAGGCAATGGCTCCAATAAGGCAAATTGCAACAAGAGCCCCGATCAGCCTCTTATGTTTCCACAAAGAATCGATTATATCGACCAGGTCTATCTCCGAATCATCGCGCCAACCGTCAAAATCATTGCGTATGGCAGGATGCAGTTCCTTTTCCATAAAAATCCGCCCCTTTAAGAAAAACCCTTTTATTTCGTCAATGCGATCCTGATGGAGTTGCAATAAATACCAACCGCATTATTAGGTAATTTTTGTCGTTTGTCAATAACTTACTTTATTTATTTGAAGGTATTTTATTACAGACAATAACAGCTCGTATTTGTAAGGTATTTCTTACATAGGAGTGATAGACGTTTGACAATTGGAAGCAGGATAAAGGAAGTGCGTAAACTTAACAGAATGACCCAGGAAAAGCTCGCGGAACTGCTCGGCGTTTCGCGGGTAACGATCTCTTCGTGGGAGAATGACGAAAACGCTCCCACTGTGGACAATATCATTTACCTCTCCGAGACATTCCGCGTATCGACGGACTATTTATTGAAGGGCGTTATCGATCCCGGCAACGAAAAACCGGTAAAGGCATCAGCGCCGGGGCAAGATGACATCTTTCTTAATTTATTCCAAGCCTTCAGCCCGGTCGAGCGCGACGAAGTTATAAAGTTCATGCGTTATCAGGAATTTTTGTCAAAAGGAAAGTCATGATCATAAATCGTCTTTGAAAGAGGCAGGGGCGACCGCCTAGATGACGGTGCCCCTGCCTCTTTATCTTTCTGCCGCCTGTTTCCCCACGGCCCGGCCGGGGCGGTTTCCTATTCTATAATAAAATTATCTATCAGCCGCGTAGCGCCGATATAGACGGCGACGGCACACATTACGGGCCCTTCGATGACGCTCTGCGGCCGGACGGTTCCGGGATGCACGACCGCCGTGTAATCGATGCGCGCAAGCGGTTCGGCCTCGATATGCCCGCGAACGGCGGCGATCACCGCCTCTGGCGCGGTCTCACCAGCTTCTATAAGCAAACGCCCCGCCTCTAATCCCCGGGAAAGGCAGAGCGCCGCGCGCCGTTCGTCGCCGTTCAGGTAGCGATTGCGCGAGCTCATCGCCAGCCCGTCTTCCTCACGCACGATAGGACAGCCGACTATCTCCACCGTGATGTTCAGATCGCTTACCATACGGCGGACGACGGCCAGCTGCTGGGCATCCTTTTGACCAAAATAGGCCCGATCCGGAAGGACTATATTTAAGAGCTTCGCCACGACCGTGCAGACTCCGCTGAAATGCACGGGGCGGCTCGCGCCGCAGAGCCCCTCTTTCGGCCCGTCGCTCATATCTATATAGCAGCAAAAACCCCCGGGATACATCTCTTCCGGTTCCGGATTGAAGATCAGATGCGCGCCGTTGGCGGCGCACACAGCCTTATCACGTTCTATGTCGCGCGGGTAGCGCGCCAGATCTTCTGTCGGCCCGAATTGCGTGGGGTTTACAAAGACGCTCACCGCCACGCGGTCGTTTTCACGCGCCGCCGCGCGTATGAGGCTTGCGTGCCCTTCGTGCAGATAGCCCATCGTGGGAACGAGCCCTACTGTAAGCCCCTCCGCGCGCCACTCCTCGACCTGGCGGCGTACTTCGTCTATCTTCTTAAAAAGCTTCATCAATATTTACCCGCCTTTGACATCTCTTCCACCTGGGAGAGAACTTCGTCCGGCATCTTGAAAGAATGCTCCTCCGTCGGGAAAGAGCCGGCCTTTACTTCATCGATATAGCCGCGGAACCCCTGACGCATCACTTCGCCCGCGTCGGCGAACCTCCGGACGAACTTGGGACACATATCGCTGTAGAGCGCCAGCATGTCCTGATAGACCAATACCTGGCCGTCACAGCCGGCTCCAGCGCCGATGCCGATAGTGGGGATCGAGAGCCGCCGCGATATCCATTCGGCAAGCTTCGCGGGGATACACTCAAGCACAAGAGCAAAAGCCCCCGCCTCTTCTACCGCGAGGGCGTCAAGCAAAAGCCCGTGCGCGGCCTCCGCCTCCCGGGCCTGGACCTTATAGCCGCCCAGCGCGTTCACGGACTGCGGCGTCAGCCCCAGATGCGCCATCACCGGGATAGAGGCGCGCGTAATGGCGGAGATCTGCCCGCAAACCTCCCTGCCGCCCTCGAGCTTGACCGCCTGCGCTCCGCCCTCCTGCATCAGCCGTCCGGCGTTGCGCACCGCATCCTCTGCGGAAACCTGATAAGACATAAAAGGCATATCCGCGACGACCAGCGCGTTTTTCGCGCCGCGAGCCACCGCCTTAGTGTGGTGAAGCATATCCGCCATCGTTACGGGAATGGTACTGTCGTAGCCAAGCATTACCATACCGAGAGAATCACCAACCAGCAGACACTCTATTCCTGCCTCATCCATTATCTTAGCGGTAGAATAATCATAGGCGGTGAGCATTGTTATCTTGTCGCCTTTTTGCTTCTGCTCCTTCAGAGTCAGCACCGTTGTTTTCATGCGCGCAGCACCTCTTTCATTTTTGTGTAGTCCCTTTTAGGGTTCTTCTTATGCGCAAGCGCGAGAGTCTCGCGCGACAGAAGCCGGTAAAGCTCGGCGGTTCGCCCGTCAAGCGCCTCAAGGTGACGGCGCACCGTCTCGCAGTCGCCTCGTTCAATAGGGCCGGTAAGTGCGCGCACAGGCCCCAGCCGCCCGACGTTGG
The window above is part of the Cloacibacillus evryensis DSM 19522 genome. Proteins encoded here:
- a CDS encoding helix-turn-helix domain-containing protein; the protein is MTIGSRIKEVRKLNRMTQEKLAELLGVSRVTISSWENDENAPTVDNIIYLSETFRVSTDYLLKGVIDPGNEKPVKASAPGQDDIFLNLFQAFSPVERDEVIKFMRYQEFLSKGKS
- the panC gene encoding pantoate--beta-alanine ligase; translated protein: MKLFKKIDEVRRQVEEWRAEGLTVGLVPTMGYLHEGHASLIRAAARENDRVAVSVFVNPTQFGPTEDLARYPRDIERDKAVCAANGAHLIFNPEPEEMYPGGFCCYIDMSDGPKEGLCGASRPVHFSGVCTVVAKLLNIVLPDRAYFGQKDAQQLAVVRRMVSDLNITVEIVGCPIVREEDGLAMSSRNRYLNGDERRAALCLSRGLEAGRLLIEAGETAPEAVIAAVRGHIEAEPLARIDYTAVVHPGTVRPQSVIEGPVMCAVAVYIGATRLIDNFIIE
- the panB gene encoding 3-methyl-2-oxobutanoate hydroxymethyltransferase, producing MKTTVLTLKEQKQKGDKITMLTAYDYSTAKIMDEAGIECLLVGDSLGMVMLGYDSTIPVTMADMLHHTKAVARGAKNALVVADMPFMSYQVSAEDAVRNAGRLMQEGGAQAVKLEGGREVCGQISAITRASIPVMAHLGLTPQSVNALGGYKVQAREAEAAHGLLLDALAVEEAGAFALVLECIPAKLAEWISRRLSIPTIGIGAGAGCDGQVLVYQDMLALYSDMCPKFVRRFADAGEVMRQGFRGYIDEVKAGSFPTEEHSFKMPDEVLSQVEEMSKAGKY